In the Peptoclostridium acidaminophilum DSM 3953 genome, one interval contains:
- the coaBC gene encoding bifunctional phosphopantothenoylcysteine decarboxylase/phosphopantothenate--cysteine ligase CoaBC, translating to MLSGKNVVLGVCGGIAAYKACDIVSRLKKLGANVDVIMTDSAAEFVAPLTFQTLSQNPVVQDMFEEVSAWDVRHISLAKKADVFLIAPATANIIGKMANGIADDMLSTTVMATKAKVMIAPAMNSAMYENAVLQRNIEVLKELGCAFVEPESGRLACGDVGKGKLAQPEDIVEIVQQQLLSTCELSGKTVLVTAGPTSEAIDPVRYITNHSTGKMGYAIAKAAIRKGAKVILVSGKTNLKPPLGLEKFLAVESTMDMYNAVVENLDGCDIIIKSAAVADYTPKTKSDKKIKKTEGELVLELQRNPDILFEIGKIKGDRILVGFAAETDDLMENAAKKIEKKNLDFIVANDITKEGAGFGVDTNIAKILYRDGSVIELEKMSKDELSEIILQKVAELSGK from the coding sequence ATGCTCAGCGGTAAAAATGTGGTTTTGGGAGTATGTGGAGGGATTGCAGCCTACAAGGCATGTGATATTGTGAGCAGGCTTAAGAAGCTTGGAGCAAATGTAGACGTTATAATGACGGATTCGGCTGCTGAATTTGTCGCGCCGCTTACATTCCAGACGCTCAGCCAGAATCCTGTAGTTCAGGATATGTTTGAAGAGGTGAGCGCCTGGGATGTAAGGCACATATCGCTTGCCAAGAAGGCCGATGTATTTCTGATAGCTCCTGCGACAGCAAACATTATAGGCAAGATGGCAAACGGCATAGCGGACGATATGCTTTCGACCACCGTGATGGCTACAAAGGCCAAGGTTATGATAGCGCCGGCCATGAATAGCGCAATGTATGAAAATGCTGTGCTCCAAAGAAATATAGAGGTATTGAAGGAGCTGGGCTGCGCTTTTGTGGAGCCTGAAAGCGGGAGGCTCGCTTGCGGAGATGTCGGTAAGGGCAAGCTGGCCCAGCCTGAGGACATAGTTGAAATAGTCCAGCAGCAGCTGCTTTCCACCTGCGAGCTTTCGGGCAAGACTGTGCTTGTAACAGCGGGGCCAACCAGTGAGGCCATAGATCCTGTAAGGTATATAACAAACCACTCCACAGGTAAAATGGGCTATGCCATAGCGAAGGCTGCAATAAGAAAGGGCGCTAAGGTTATACTAGTATCAGGCAAGACCAACTTAAAGCCGCCCCTTGGACTTGAAAAGTTCTTAGCAGTCGAATCCACTATGGACATGTATAACGCAGTAGTTGAGAATCTCGACGGGTGTGATATAATAATAAAGTCGGCAGCAGTTGCGGACTACACTCCCAAAACCAAGTCTGACAAGAAAATTAAAAAGACAGAGGGCGAACTTGTGCTCGAGCTTCAAAGAAACCCTGACATACTCTTTGAAATAGGTAAAATTAAGGGTGACAGGATTCTTGTGGGGTTTGCAGCAGAGACAGACGATCTTATGGAGAATGCGGCCAAGAAAATAGAGAAAAAAAATCTCGATTTCATAGTGGCAAATGATATAACAAAAGAGGGAGCGGGTTTTGGCGTTGATACAAACATAGCCAAGATTCTATATAGAGACGGCAGTGTCATCGAGCTTGAAAAGATGAGCAAGGACGAGCTGTCGGAAATAATACTTCAAAAAGTAGCAGAACTATCCGGCAAATAG